From the genome of Xylocopilactobacillus apis:
TTTTTTATTAAAAATTTCACCAGGTGTGGCACCTTCGGTTTTGGTAATCATTTTATCAGTATCGCAAAAGTTAACTTTAGTTTTTTTAGCTAAAAAAGCTCCAACCGAAGTTTTCCCCACACCCATAAAACCAATCAGTACAATCGGATTTTGATTCATTATAAATTGACTTACCTAACTTCCTTTTCTAAATTCTATGTTCAATATCGTGATTGATGATAACTTCAATCAGTCATCAAAAATGGGATTTCTGAAATCTTCATCGGAACAATGATCGGATCTCCAATCTCTTTAATTGCAACTAAGTTTAAAATTCCACTTCGATTCTTTTTATCGTTTTTTAGCAGTTCAAAAAATTCAGGTGTTCCTAAAAATGGTGAATAATCGGGTAAACCAACTGCTTCTAAACTTTTTTTAATTGTAAGGTTAACCCTGTCGGACTAATGCCCAATTTTTCAAACATCTTCGTGACTGCGATCATTCCAATACTAACTGCCTCACCGTGTCTCATCAAACCGTGATTTAATGATTCAATCGGATGACCAAAGGTATGACCAAAATTTAAAAATTGTCGGATTCCAGCTTCTTTTTCGTCAGCCATCACGATATTAGCTTTATAAGAAATCGAGCGTTCAATTAATTTTTCGCATTGTAATTTCAAATTAGCAATTGTTTTAATTGTCCCCGTCATCGCAAAAAAATCAGGCCCCGCTAAAACACTAGTTTTGACGACTTCTGCATAACCTTCTACTAGGTTACGATCATCTAAAGTTAAAAGATAATTAGGATCAACAATCACTAAATCAGGTTGATAAAATGTTCCTATAACGTTTTTAATCCCAGCGAGATCAACTGCTGTCTTTCCGCCAACACTTGAATCAACTTGTGCCGTTAAAGAAGTCGCAATCTTAAGATATGAAATGCCTCTCATATAAAGACTTGCTGTTAAACCCGCCAGATCCCCAATCACTCCACCGCCTAGCGCTACAACTCCGTCATCACGTGTAAAACCTGCTGATGCCATTTGTTTTATCAGCATCGCAACGCTATTAAGCGACTTTGCTTCTTCTCCGTGTTTCACAATTAATTTTAAGCAATTAAAACCGACCGCAGTCAATTGGTCTGACACGTTATTAAGATAAAGCGGTGCTACGTTATCATCAGTTATAATTGCAATTTTACGATAATTCCAAAAATTCCAAACATTTTGCACAAATTGCCCAATCTTTTTGGCTGAATCTGGCTCAATTATTACATTGTATTCATGATTAACTAGTTTAACTGAAATTATCATAACTCAAAAATTTTAATCGATTGTTCAGCTAATTTTTTATATTGAGTTGGTGTTAATGCCTGCCGTCCATCAACAAAGGCTTTATCTGGCTGATCGTGAATTTCGACAATTAATCCTTGCGCTCCAGCGGCAACCGCTGCTAAGCCAATGGGCGTTACATATTCACTAAAACCGGCTGCATGAGATGGATCGCCAATTATTGGATAATGAGTTAAATCTTTAAGAACCGGGATTGCTCCGACATCAAAAGTGTTGCGCGTGTATTTGTTATCAAAAGTTCTAATGCCACGCTCCACTAATACGATTTTGTCATTACCACCAGCAGCAATGTACTCAGCAGCGTTTAATAAATCGTCAATTGTTGCTGACATGCCTCGTTTTAAAAGGACCGGTTTTCTTTTTTCTCCCAGAGCTTTTAACAGCGAGAAATTCTGCATATTCCGAGCTCCTACTTGGAAAATATCCGTATAACGATCTACTAATTCAAGATCACGGGTGTCCATGATCTCAGTTACCATATCCATATTTAGCTTATCAGCAGCCGCTCGATGATATTTAAGCCCCTTTTCTCCTAAGCCTTGAAAAGTATAAGGCGACGTCCGAGGTTTAAACGACCCTCCACGTAAAATAGTTGCTCCTGCCTCTTTAACCGCCTGGCCCATTTTCAAAATATGTTCCTCAGATTCAATT
Proteins encoded in this window:
- the aroF gene encoding 3-deoxy-7-phosphoheptulonate synthase, translating into MIIKFKNAQQAERSAERAQKSGHQVAVNKEIVAFMDFSSPSDLAKLNHDDFDQVWQQHPSYIKSSRIFHPDDTIIRTKHSVIGGNHFTLIAGPDSIESEEHILKMGQAVKEAGATILRGGSFKPRTSPYTFQGLGEKGLKYHRAAADKLNMDMVTEIMDTRDLELVDRYTDIFQVGARNMQNFSLLKALGEKRKPVLLKRGMSATIDDLLNAAEYIAAGGNDKIVLVERGIRTFDNKYTRNTFDVGAIPVLKDLTHYPIIGDPSHAAGFSEYVTPIGLAAVAAGAQGLIVEIHDQPDKAFVDGRQALTPTQYKKLAEQSIKIFEL